The following nucleotide sequence is from Trifolium pratense cultivar HEN17-A07 linkage group LG2, ARS_RC_1.1, whole genome shotgun sequence.
TTTTACAAGGATTTCCCACCTCATCCTAAGGAACAGGTTTATGGGTTTACAATCCCTTCAACCATGAAACCAACCCAATGGAGTTGTAAGTGTCTAAAGCAATTAtaaattcattattttaatgAAATGTGAAATATAAACCCTTCAATTTCATTACATTGTATTCCTTACCCCAGATCCTGGAGGTGTAATCAACCAAATTCCAGGAGAATGTACTATTTCAGGAGATGTCAGGTTTATTCCCCTCCTTAATTAGAAttattcaatgcaattttttatGTGCAGTATTATTACTGATATATTTTCTTGTGCTTGTTTGTTGCAGGTTAACTCCATTCTACAAGTAAGTTACATATTATATAGTCTTTTGGAAGATAAGACAAAAATTACATCTTTCAACTTATTTATTGTTTATACAAATTTTCATACACAATGCTCTAAAAACTTGTTCAGTGTGAAGGATGTAATGAAGAAGCTGCAAGAATACGTGGACGACATTAATGACAACATACAGAAGCTAGAAACTCGGGGTCCGGTTTCAAAATATGTCCTATCTGATGAAAATTTAAGGGGGAGGTGTGGCTTTCTAACCTTACTCAACAGATTGTATTATCAATTTTGTTTCCAACTCTTGATTGGATTTCATTGTTCCTCTTTTACAGTCTTACTCTAAGTTTTGATGAGGTTTCGTCCGGTGTTGCTTGTGATCTCAATTCTAGAGGTTTCCATGTTTTATGCAAAGCAACTGAGGAAGTAGTTGGGAATGTAAAGCCTTTCTCAGTTGCTGGGAATTTACCTCTCATCAGGGAACTTCAGGTGAAAATTTAATCTCATTGTTGTCCATGAAAACTTTTGTATTACTTATTTCTTACTACTTAAGCTTTTTTCTGTCACAGGATGAAGGTTTTGATGTTCAGGCTTGTGGCTATGGTATGATCTACCTAAGAACAAATTTCTGTATTTGGAAGTTTATAAAGTACTTTCTCATTGCATTTCACATTAATTATGTCCAGGTTTGATGGAAACTTACCATGCCAAGAATGAGTATTGTCTTTTTACAGATATGTCCCAAGGATACCGGGTGTTAGCGAGCATCATCGCTCAATTAGAAGATTCAGAGTAGGTCAGGTACTGATAATAAAAATGATTAGGATTTGTTGTAGTGGACCATGGTTTCAAACTACAGTCTTCATCCACAAGTGCGACCATAATATTGTTGACGTGCTAGTTTGTGCAACTGCATCGCACTGCAATTGCATGTTATTTTTAATCACATGTATGTCTGCAAACCACAAATGTTGTAGAGCCCTCAAATTGCTTAGCAACCAGTTACAAttgattgatttgattttatgttgTGAATTGAATTGTAATCAAGTTATTGAAttatgaccttttttttttgcataagtAATTTATGACCCTTTGTTTGTAGTATTGCATATACAGCAAATTGATAGAAAGTGAGAGGAAATAAAATTTCGCAAATCAATGCATGAATTTAGACTAAACTAACTTTAGTCCAATTTCATGCAttgatttgcgtaattttctttcctcccaCTTTCTTTCCATAGAACCAAACGGACAATGGTACTCATACCACTAGCACTATTATAGTTTTAAAAttgtataagaaaaaaatatgattgcTATTCGCCCTCGTAAATTGATCAGAATTATCCGCGTCCTCCATCTACCGGAACATATCTCCTAGTAGTACAAATTTTACAGGAAGATATTTTCTAGTATTGTGTTTTTTAGTGTGAGCAATTCAGGAGACGAAGAGCAACCAtctaagaaaaaatatatggGCCACAATGGACTCATCGATGGCCCATTTGCGCAGCCCAATAGAGAATGAACCGAAACTCAACCTGTTGTTACGGTTACCTTTACCCAAAGTTTGAAGTAACAAAGTTAGAACATTAGAAGCGAAAGAGGAAACAGAGGAAGAAGAATAAGACTTACTAcgaaattgaattgaaatggCTACAACGACGAATTTGCTACAAACATTAGGAAACTTAGAGAAGGATTCATTCATATCCCTTCTCTCAAACCTAATCTCTGAATCCAGATATGTTCAGAACAATCCACCAGAACTCATTCCTGAAGAAGACAGAGTAGTCAAACATGTCTTAAACTCTCTCTCGCCGTTAAGCACCACCACCGGCGGTGGTCCCTTAATCATCAACCATGTCACATATTTTCCCGGCAGAGGTAATCTCATCGTCGAGTACCCTGGTACCGTTCCCGGCAAGATCCTTTCCTTTGTTGGTTGTCACATGGATGTCGTCACCGCAAATCCCAATGATTGGGTATGtaatcactttttagattcattcaataatttatGCATCTGTTCGATAATATAGACAAGATACAtcagtttttgtttgtttatttgacACATGCATTTATGGATTTATTATATTGAGTGTGTTTTGAATTTGGTGTTAATGTGAAGGATTTTGATCCGTTTAGTTTGAGCATCGACGGCGATAAACTTAGGGGACGGGGAACTACTGATTGTTTGGGACATGTTGCACTTGTTACTGAGTTGATGAAGAAGCTTGCTGAAACTAAGCCGAATTTGAAATCAACTGTTGTTGCTGTTTTTATAGCCAATGAAGAGAATTCTGCTATTACTGGAGTTGGTGTTGATGCACTTGTTCAAGATGGGTTACTCAATAAGCTAAAGGACGGTCCTTTGTAAGTTGTTAGTATTTACTAGAAAATCTCTTGTTGCATGCAAAAcctatgtagcaccgacacttcagatCAAAGACATGTTCCGTGTCTGACACAATACCGATATATATGGTTACAGTCGATTACTTATTATGTCATGTGTCAATACTTTATGATGCATAAATTTATTTCTGTTCTTTATAGTAGCTATTTTGATTCCAATTGTGATATATTTGTAGGttttaatttgtgcatttttttgCTCAGGTTTTGGATCGATACGGCGGATAAACAACCTTGTGTTGGCACTGGTGGTATGATACCTTGGAAACTTCATGTCACTGGGAAGCTCTTTCATAGTGGATTAGCTCACAAGGTATgctcttattttttatttttattttttgaaggaagGTATGCTCTTACGTTAGTGTCTGGATTCTTATTATGATTTTTCATGTAATTGTGTCTGGAATGTTCTGATCTACTTCTATTGTGTATCAAATAGAATATAGCTCAGAGGAGGATCATATGATATGTTCTGTCTTGTTTTGGTCCATCTAACATAGTTTTTAGTCCGGATCCTCTGAGAACCTATAGCATGCATATGAGTAAACATAAGGAGTTCTGTTGAGATCTGCATATAGTTATAATTGTATCCATGACTTTTCGgtgaaataatgaaaaatgtCTGTCCCATCCAGTCATCCTCCTGCTAAAATAATGTTAGGATGAAAGATCTGtaatcattttaaataaaaagaatatctTCTCATGTAAAGGATGCCACATAAATGTAGCCATTTAAAGACAGAGATGCATTGCTATATGCATCCTACTATAATATCAGAACCTGTGAGAAGAATGCAGTGCTTTAGTCAATTTAGTTCAGAAGGGAACCAAACTTAATAACTACGAGCCTCTGTAGAGGTAGTTAAATTGTGGTACTTGGAGCTTGTAAGTAATATGTGATACAGTGATAGGGCTTTAGTTAATTTAAGAACAATTCAATCATGCAAATATTAGCTTGACGATTATGCATATTGATGAGTTTCAGTTTCACTTGATTAACTTAAGGGTCCTGTCTATGACCTGTCCAGTGGAAGCTGGGACTTATAGTAGTTAACTGCTCTTCATATTGCGTGAAACCCAGTTTTTCATGAAGAACCAAACTTAAGAGAAATCGGTTCTCATTTAATCAGAGAAAAAGATCTATCTTAGGAAATTTCTCGAGTTCATCAACTGTAGTGATCAGATTTAGTTCATTTGTAGCATGATTGGTGCTTACAACTTGAATGCGCTAACTTGAGGTGGGAGTGTTGGAAAGTATCTTCTATTAAGTTTCCTCTTTTACGATTTCCTTTTACAAACTTTCCttgattaatatataaatattgtgTATGAATATAAATGTTTATGCGGATGGTTTCGtcaagaaattaagaaaattagttCTCCGTCTTAAGAGTATTCATGAATTTGATCCAAGTTAAGGATGAATAATATGATTCCCAATCTGCAATCAAGATGCTGTCTTGACTGGTAGGTATTGCAGTTGTAAAATTATCTTACATGTTATGTTACTTGTAGGCTATAAATCCGCTTGAGCTAGCCATGGATGCAGTAAAGGAAATCCAGCTGAAATTTTACAAGGACTTCCCACCTCATCCTCAGGAACAGGTTTATGGGTTTGCAACCCCTTCCACCATGAAACCAACCCAATGGAGTTGTAAGTTTTGGGATCTAACTGACTGAGTAACTATTTTCATACTTgattattttaatgaaaaacaaAACCCTTCAATTGTCATAATTGCATTGCCTATTGCAGATCCTGGAGGTGGAATCAACCAAATTCCAGGGGAATGTACCGTTTCAGGAGATGTCAGGTTTATTCTCCTGCTTAGAATTAaacaaggattttttttttattattaatgcGGCTTTACTGATATatctttttatgtttgtttgttgCAGATTAACTCCATTCTACAAGTAAGTTACATCTTATATAGTGTGGCCATATATCAAACTTTTGGAAGCTTTGGACTCACTTTTTGCTCTTCTATTTTACTAGTTTCTTGCAATTGCTAAATATACAGACTACAGATAGAAGCAAACATGTGAAAGAGTTTGgttttttatgaattttcatGCCCAATGTTCTAATGATTTGTTCAGTGTGAAGGATGTAATAAAGAAGCTGCAAGAATATGTCGACGACATTAACGAGAATGTACAGAAGCTAGAAACTCGGGGTCCAGTTTCAAAATATGTCCTATCTGATGAAAACTTAAGGGGGAGGTGAGGCTTTTATCCTTATTTGTTAAATTGGCTTGAATCTAACAAAGAAATCCGCTCTGCTCAAGAGTTGTGTTGACATCTTTAGATTTAGTGTTATCAAAGAGTTTGTTTTACTTTCGAATATGTAATGACTTGATAATTTTGTTTCGATCTCTTGAttggtttttttcttctttatagaTTTTCTTTAACTAGTTATGGTTCCCTTGCTCCTTGATTGCTCCTCTTTTACAGCCTTACTCTAACTTTTGACGAAGCTATGTCCGGAATTGCTTGTGATCTCAATTCTAGAGGTTTCAAAGTTTTATGCAAAGCAACTGAAGAAATAGTTGGCTCCTTGAAGCCTTTCTCAATTACTGGGAGTTTGCCTCTTATTCGGGAACTTAAGGTGAAGATATATTCTCTTTGTTGTCCATGAAAGATGTGTATTACTTGTTTCTTACTTAACCTCTTTTCTCTGTCACAGGATGAAGGTTTTGATGTTCAGAGTGTTGGCTATGGTATGATCTGCCTAAGAACaaatttatgtatatattaaatttgaaaGTTTATAAAGTACTTACTGCATTCCATGTCATGTGCAGGTCTGATGGCAACGTACCATGCCCAGAATGAGTATTGTCTATTTACAGATATGGCCCAAGGGTACCGGGTGTTTGCAAGCATCATCGCGCAATTGGAAGATTGAGAATTGCAGAGGAACTAATAGTACCAAGTGTCTAGTGGCCTATGAAGATGTCTTGTTGAAAGATTGAGAATTGCAGAGGAACTAATAGTACCAAGTGTCTAGTGGCCTATGAAGATGTCTTGTTGAGATTAATATTGGTTAAAATTATGCAAATGATAATTAGTTTGTTGTTGCTAAATTTTCTTCAACATTTACAAGATGAAGGAACAGTCCACTGTTTAAATTTAGTTCCTAAGAtgtctttaaaaatatttactGTGTGGATTTGTttggatgcatgtgcaaaaagattttacaccgtcagtctATGAAaagtaatttcaattttatatgGCTGGAACAAGTAATAAAATCAATTGGGACTACTTTTCATTCCACATTTATATAATCTACACTTATTTTGGAACAACTACTTTCAAACGGCATATTTTGTCTAAAAGTATAATCCTAAATGACACAATACATGTTTCTTTGAATGTGGACATTGGAGGTGTGGAGGAAGTTTCTTCCAGATCAACATCATTTCTTTAAGCTGGTCCCAACTTACTAGAAATGATTCAGTGTATTTAAGAGAGATATAGGtttgtttggattagcttatttttcagcttatacaaacagcttatgcaatataaattaagttttatgctattttataagtttccaccggtaaaaattatatttttataaactattttatcataaactaacttataataatagataaaaaattatttatttacataagcaGTTTgaataagttcaaaaataagctaatccaaacgagCTTATAgacaattaaataaaattatttagatGAGAGAGAATGATAGGTTATAAGAGCCGATAGAGACAAAGTTATCACAACTATATCATTGAGATGATgatttctcttcttttctcgTGTTGTTCAGAATCCCTCCAATCCTATTGTGTTTTTTTCCCAGAagctaaaaacaaaacatatatgatattttattgcATTAATCCAACTTTTGGATTATCCAATTTTATTACAAAACAGCAAAAACATTGATGATTCTAAATTAGAGAATCCTATAGTGTAATCAAAACTTTGCATCTTCTGTATGTATGAGACCTCAACTAACACATAATTATACACATATTCTCTTTACATTATTAACAACTCTAATACATATACaaatttttcaccaaaatctgtCATGAAGATCATTTCAAAATTtagttgaaatttttttcttctgatttgAGTTTTTGGATTCTTTGCCGTAGTCTTCGCTTGTGGTCGTGTATCTTCCAAAGGCCATGTCCCAATATAACAGTGGAGTAAATCCCATGTGTGATAATGGGAGAAAGAATATTATCTGTCTGTAAAGTAAAAATTCCAAACATCCACAAATCAGTTTCATTCCATAGAAATCTTAAgacaaaaaattaatgaatattttaaaaagacaACAAATGGTATTACTTGGATCCACTCGAAACCGAGGTAGAGAGCCAACAGCCCTTCTAGAAGTGGAGAATAGATTTTCTTCATTTGCCTTTTCTCATACCATGCTGCAAACCAAAATGAAGTGGATGATCAGGTTAAGATACGATGAAACAATGTTCGGGAAAACAAGAATGATGACGACATTTGTATGAATTGAATATAACATTCAACAGTACGAGAATAGGATTGAACCTTCAAACAGCTTTTTCAAATCTTGTCGACTAGAGGGAGATTGTAAAACCGGCGCAACAATGTAGGTAGGATCTGAAAGAGAGGGAGAAAAGAAGCGTTAATCATTAGTCAGGCAGAGAACAAACTAGGAAAAATAAGCTACAtaaaagggaaaataaaaatggGATATAAGAAAAAGTAACCTTTCGGAGAGGCAGCCACATAATAGAGAGAACCAGTAAGGATAGCAGTAAGTACAGCTGCAAGCGCCTGAGCAAATGGAACAAATGGAGGCAGCACCCCTGACTGCATATTACCGTATAAAATGCTGGTCAGTTACCGGAATGAAATTCTTAGTTTGAAATATTTGCAACATAAAAAGTAATGAAAGGGTGGCCAAGGGCATTAAATAGGGTAAGATGTACACAGCCTTCAGCCTTGAGAGCCGAGAGGGTTGTTTCTGCGACTAGAACCAATGGCTGTTATGTCAAATCAGTAGCAACTAGTAACCTTATCATTGCACCAACGCTCACCCTTATAGTATAAGAAGGAAAAGGTAAGAAAATGGTACACATACCAAAGACGCCATTCCTCGAACATCTTGTATAAGATCACTGCCTCGTAAAAATATATCAGCAAGTGCCCCCTGTAGAAGTTTCAAATATAAGTTATTAAAGCTAAGATATAGTATTCTATGAAGACTATTAAACCAGcaaatttcttcttttattcaCAAAATGAAATTGTCTTTATGAAACTAACGTTATTCATCTTATGAACAAGCTTACACCAAACACATTGAAAGTATTCTTTGTTGGAGGAAAATGAGAGAATGAGAGAAATTTCTTAACACACAATCATCattcatatttaatatatatgtaaTCTGATCCAATCATAGCTACAATACTCTAACTAATTATCTGgtaacgttttttttttctttttgaaaactCGATGAACCGAGAAATACAAGCATCTCTTGGCAGATACAATCAAATACGGGCATAGAAGCTACAAAACAAACCTGAACTGCAGCCCTATAGAAGAGCTCCTCTCCTACTGAACTTGCAGCAACCATCAGTATAAACTGTAAATTAAAACCAAATTACATTAATCTTAATGGTTACACTAGATTAAAGATGATTTATTATACCAAAGCAAGCAAGTTTTATCAAATTACCTGCAAAGGTGACATCCCATAGAAAAAACTCCATAGTTCTTCATCCTCTACATCTCTAATGGCACGAGCATGGGGTGATAGCTTAACAACTTCGTCCTAATAATCACCACGTTGATGAAAGctcaattcaattcaacaaggaaaccaaataacaagggAAACGTACAAGTTCCCATTTCTTAcaaaaaatattccaacaaaTATATAGCATCCTAAAGATtaatatttggataaacaacctAATTAAACACTTATAGCAAAAGCATTTATCATATACTAGTAAGTGcatatgtataagctattttgatGACAAATTCAAATTgtatataagttgttttcataagctatcatggATAGTTTacggaaataagctgaaaatagctGATGGACATGTCATACGCTGTGCAACTAAGCTCTATCAAATAGTCTCACAAGTTCTTATGTCACtagtagataagttcaaattaGTTTATCTAAGTTTCAAAAAGGTCATTTCCACTTGAACCAAAATATTGGATCGAAGGAAGTTAAAACACCACACAAACACACACGCGAGCgcacacacaaacacacaacCTAATCATAATTGTCTAAATGAACAAACTTACATCAAGTATAAAAAGAAGAGCCATAATTGGAGGAACTGCATATCCAAGCCCTTCAAGAATAGCATCTAATGATAAATGAAAACCCCCAAGAGAATCAATTCCAGTTATCGAACATATAAAACTCCCCGCAACAGCCATAGCACCATAAATCCCTGAAACAAATCAATTCATCAAAATCCAAATTGCAGGCACACAAATATTTAAATCCAACTAAAATCCtccataaataaaatcaaaatttcccATTTTGGAAAAACATAGATTCAATTAAAAGCAAAAACATAAAGTTTAGTTTTCCTTTTCTATTTGGCCCAATAAGctaaaaattagtttttcaGTAAAAGTAATCAAAAGGGTATCCAAAAAGTTCcaaaatttgtttcaaaaagtTCTCACCGATTCCATAGCTGAGTCTAACAACAGCACCAATTTTTTCCCAAACAGGAAAATCAGCAGCAGAAGCATCATTGAATCCACGGTTGAATGTGGTTGTTACTTCCATAGCAGCCGGTGTAGTGAACCCGGTTCGAGTCTCTCCCCTGTCATCAATTGTATCACCGGTTCGTTCTGCAGAAGCTTTAATACAACGAAGTGAAACTACTCTTGAAGAATCCAAAAAGGTTACTCTTTTCTTCCTTTGATGAAATTCACATAGCTTGGAAAAGTGAGAGAGTGAAGTTGAAGAAGGGTTTGGTGTTAGTGTTAGAGAAAGCTCCATTCaattgaagagagaaaaaaagaattcaaattcaaaatgggttcttgtttttgttgatgttgttgttgttcatatTGAGTTtgtgttgaaacttgaaacaacaacagcaacaaagATTCGTTTATCTTTTATTGATACTACGTGGTTTTTTGTGTGGTGGTGATTTTTGGTGTGTTTGTATATGACACGATGATGATGAAGTTTGAGGTTCAGGTTGAAATTGGGAGAGGTGAGAAAATAGTCAACTAAATTGGGACATGTATTTAAGATTATTTTGAGAATATCTAAATAACCAATCACTTTATGACATGTGGAGATAACGTTGTTAAATACATGTCTTATAATGATTATTGATTTTAGACAACCCAATCTTAATTCTTAACTTAGATTACTCTATTTATATAACTTCATCATTTGCTGTCGTAATAAATGTGTCTGTTTTTTTCTGTTGAAATATCTAACTTGCACGTATATGAAATTTTTACAGttcaatcaaaaaataaaaaaacagagaTTTTACGGTAAGGGTGCTGCTAAATagtatactccctccgtgacaatatataagtaaaaatcatatttctaggttcattacataattaatgtatctgacatataatatagattagatacattgaatatgcaatgaacataaaaagatgatttttgcttatatattgtcacggatGGTGTATATTTGAATAGTTAATACAATTGATTAATGAGTTTAGGTTAAAGAAGAGTCATGCGGAAGAATTCGAATTTGTGTGTTGTGAGAGAATTGTATGGAAGAATTTGAAAGTTAAATTAATATAAGTAACTACTCCATCGGATTTTAATTATAAGTagatattaactttttaaatttattaatatagatcagatacatcagttgtacaataaacatgaaaaataaatatttcctTACAattaaggccggagggagtaatgAATAAGTTATAGTCGGTTgatcaatattttaaaactttgtCGTATATTATTTAGTATTATATTATGCTGTCaagtatttatttttagatgaaGCCTACTTCACAACATGTGTGAATAAGCCATATAAGTAAATTTGAATGTGGTATCTACAACTAGCTCGTAACTAACTTTGATTTCGCATATATATGACTTATTCTCATTAATTGATGGGTAAATACCTTCAAATTATGAATGGGTAgtttagaaggaaaaaaaaacttgtttttaacaaattaaatagaCTATCATGGTCTTTAATGATGAGCATTATACTTATGAGTCATGTGGATATCACCGAGATTGATATTTGATTAACTAAGAAATTGAGTTCAATTGgttaatgtgtttttttataatgaatttttGGTATAAATGGtttgtttgatctgctaaacaATACGGGACTAGATATGACAACTCTAGTTctactgtgtttgattgtaaaactgtttcaggaactggacaaactggaaggaatggacaggacaaaaacagaaaattttGTCTCTCACTAAACCACAACACAACTATTTGTCGGCAGTACAAGTtgtcaaaaatatcaaaatatcattttgttaaCCAAATATtgtataagacaaaaaattgttcaatatcaCAAAAGGTTGTTCTGTGCTtttctgtcatgtgttgtgttgttctgtcttgtactatTTTGTCCAATACTTATTCTTTAACTTATCAAACACAcccaaaataaatttattaatctaaCATTTTCTTACATATTTAAGTAAGAGAGTATTAACGAAATACTATGCATGAAAATCACTAAATTTAGTCTAGTGGTAAAATGTTTGGATAAAATAATAGAGGTTATGGGTTCAGTTCttatatattcaaataaaaataaagtactATGCatgaagtttttcttttttactaagaaacattattattgtaataaattagtAGAAGAGATAGTTAGAAGAAACACCATTGATTAGAGCATAACTTTGGGCAAATTGTTTTTGTCAAAACAATGGACAAAAgtttaaaaacaacaaaaataggaAAGTTGAACACGGAAGTGTTTTCGGCCCCACCAAACCCTTAAAGCCTGAAACACAACCCACAGAAAATGTTACTTGTCTTAAATATGGATATGTACAAAGAACTATGTGCGCAAGTTTATTAAATCTATTTAtgtgaataaatttttctttatttcttaaGTATCTTTTTTGAAGAATTCTTAAGTATCTTTTGAAAAGTACATAGTAGTAATATTTGGTTAACGTGTATACATGAATTGGTTTTAAGAGAATTAATTTTACcattcaaaaatattaatagtacaactttttttttgtgttttttattcatttgtaattattttctaTAGTAATTATTAATGCATATATAGTTTTGAATATATCTCCgaaacaaatttgaatttaaagagAGAAATTAGTTGAAAAAGAGTGATAGTTAATTAACTCAAATTTAAATGACTTAATATAAAAGGTGAGTGAATTTATAGGTTTATTTAAAATTTGCATGAATTTAAATGCttggaataaaaaaaactttgaatgaAAATGCGAGAAGTAagaaaattttttttcctaccccaacaatcttcactttaccccaacaatcctatttaaaatgacaaatataccctcatatataatgtaaatctgaagaaaaaaaaaatcattatttaccCTAGTcaaaaagtgttccggtgtgAGTTTGGCGAATTTGAGAGAGTAAGTGCAATtttacataccggtacactttttcgAAGTGTGCCGGTTTGA
It contains:
- the LOC123910182 gene encoding acetylornithine deacetylase-like isoform X2; translation: MATTTNLLQTLGNLEKDSFISLLSNLISESRYVQNNPPELIPEEDRVVKHVLNSLSPLSTTTGGGPLIINHVTYFPGRGNLIVEYPGTVPGKILSFVGCHMDVVTANPNDWDFDPFSLSIDGDKLRGRGTTDCLGHVALVTELMKKLAETKPNLKSTVVAVFIANEENSAITGVGVDALVQDGLLNKLKDGPLFWIDTADKQPCVGTGGMIPWKLHVTGKLFHSGLAHKAINPLELAMDAVKEIQLKFYKDFPPHPQEQVYGFATPSTMKPTQWSYPGGGINQIPGECTVSGDVRLTPFYNVKDVIKKLQEYVDDINENVQKLETRGPVSKYVLSDENLRGSLTLTFDEAMSGIACDLNSRGFKVLCKATEEIVGSLKPFSITGSLPLIRELKDEGFDVQSVGYGLMATYHAQNEYCLFTDMAQGYRVFASIIAQLED
- the LOC123910182 gene encoding acetylornithine deacetylase-like isoform X1; this encodes MATTTNLLQTLGNLEKDSFISLLSNLISESRYVQNNPPELIPEEDRVVKHVLNSLSPLSTTTGGGPLIINHVTYFPGRGNLIVEYPGTVPGKILSFVGCHMDVVTANPNDWDFDPFSLSIDGDKLRGRGTTDCLGHVALVTELMKKLAETKPNLKSTVVAVFIANEENSAITGVGVDALVQDGLLNKLKDGPLFWIDTADKQPCVGTGGMIPWKLHVTGKLFHSGLAHKAINPLELAMDAVKEIQLKFYKDFPPHPQEQVYGFATPSTMKPTQWSYPGGGINQIPGECTVSGDVRLTPFYNVKDVIKKLQEYVDDINENVQKLETRGPVSKYVLSDENLRGSLTLTFDEAMSGIACDLNSRGFKVLCKATEEIVGSLKPFSITGSLPLIRELKDEGFDVQSVGYGLMATYHAQNEYCLFTDMAQGYRVFASIIAQLED
- the LOC123907746 gene encoding uncharacterized protein LOC123907746, which produces MELSLTLTPNPSSTSLSHFSKLCEFHQRKKRVTFLDSSRVVSLRCIKASAERTGDTIDDRGETRTGFTTPAAMEVTTTFNRGFNDASAADFPVWEKIGAVVRLSYGIGIYGAMAVAGSFICSITGIDSLGGFHLSLDAILEGLGYAVPPIMALLFILDDEVVKLSPHARAIRDVEDEELWSFFYGMSPLQFILMVAASSVGEELFYRAAVQGALADIFLRGSDLIQDVRGMASLSGVLPPFVPFAQALAAVLTAILTGSLYYVAASPKDPTYIVAPVLQSPSSRQDLKKLFEAWYEKRQMKKIYSPLLEGLLALYLGFEWIQTDNILSPIITHGIYSTVILGHGLWKIHDHKRRLRQRIQKLKSEEKNFN